TCCATCGTCCCTATTATATAAAGGATGTGACAATCGTAACGGATTATGATCCGCTGAACCAGGGGGATTTGTCGAATATTGCAGCCGATACGGTGAATGTAGGCAACCTGCAGATCCTGTACGGGAATAACGGCAGGAGTATCCGTCCGAATGTGTTGCGCAGAAGTACTTATATTACACCCGGCAGGTTGTTTAATGAACGGGCGGTCGAGCAGACGTATTCTTCTTTTGCAGCTCTCCGTGCCTTGAGGAATGTGAATATCCGTTTTACGGAGGTGGAGGAACAGGATACGATGAAGCTCAATTGTACGATCCTGACTTCTCCGGCCAAGTTGCAGGGCTTTGGTGTTGACCTGGAAGGGACAAATTCGGCCGGCGATTTCGGGTTTGCTTCCAGTTTGAATTATCAGCACCGGAATCTGTTCAAGGGCTCGGAGGTTTTCTCTGCAAAGGTGCGCGGTGCTTACGAAGCGCTGACTAAAAGTTCGACAGGCGGTAATTACTGGGAGTTGGGAGCGGAGACTTCTGTGTTGTTTCCCCGTTTCCTGTTTCCTTTTGTCAATGAGAATTTCAAACGCAGGGTACGTGCCTCTACGGAACTGAGGGTCAGTTACAGTATTCAGACACGTCCGGAATACAGGCGGGCGATCCTTTCCGGAGGATGGAGTTATATCTGGCAGGAGCGGTCGAACACACAGGCCCGGCATGTGTTTAAATTACTGGATATCGATTATGTGCATTTGCCGAAGATCGATTCGACTTTCGATGCCAATCTGCCCAATTCTACACGGATTTATAATTTTACGGACCAGTTTGTTGTAGGGTCCGGTTATACGTATTCATTTACGAACTATAATCCCCAGAATCGTCTCCGGAATACACATTCTCTGCGTGTCTCGTTCGAGATGGCGGGTAACCTGTTGTATGCGTTTTCTAAAATGACGCAGGCTAAAAAGGACAAGGACGGTTTATACAATCTGTTCGGGATCAATTATTCGCAGTTTATAAAAGGGGATGTCGATTTTAGTAAGAGTATCGTTCTGGACGATCGTAATAAAATAGCCTTTCATGTGGGAGTCGGTATCGGTTATCCTTACGGGAACTCGAAGATATTGCCTTTTGAACGGACTTATTTCTCCGGCGGTGCCAATAGCGTCCGTGGATGGTCGGTGCGGACATTGGGACCGGGAGGAATGTTGGCTGATTCCGTGAAGTCGTTTGCTGATCAGGTCGGGGACATCCGTCTGGATCTGAATCTGGAATACCGGACCAAGATGTTTTGGAAATTTGAACTGGCTGCTTATGTCGATGCCGGAAATATATGGACCATGCGGGCGGATAAGGAACGTGAAGACGGGAACTTCGATTTCTCACGTTTCTATAAAGAGATTGCCGTTTCCTATGGTTTGGGATTACGTCTTGATTTCGATTTCTTCCTGATCCGTTTCGATACAGGTATGAAAGCATATAATCCGATGGAGCGTGGAAAGGACCGGTGGGCTATTC
This is a stretch of genomic DNA from Parabacteroides chongii. It encodes these proteins:
- a CDS encoding BamA/TamA family outer membrane protein produces the protein MMKGTLHILYFICLVWILAACSTTKYVGDGEYLLDKVEIVSDNKAYKTNDLKPYLRQQPNFKVFGLMKWQLFVYDWSGRNEKRWLSKQLRRIGEPPVILDTMLVAQSTDELRRFFINKGYVNAEVEAEVDTSRQKKAVVTYKINSNTPYRIHNYTMELNDPKIDSIAHLDAPKRSAVSSAFRIYPEDYTSLVKDSALFDRDVLDKERQRITSLLRRRGYYAFNRDYLAYLADSSYNRNIVDLDMILKPYRKLKPDGSVVDTLHRPYYIKDVTIVTDYDPLNQGDLSNIAADTVNVGNLQILYGNNGRSIRPNVLRRSTYITPGRLFNERAVEQTYSSFAALRALRNVNIRFTEVEEQDTMKLNCTILTSPAKLQGFGVDLEGTNSAGDFGFASSLNYQHRNLFKGSEVFSAKVRGAYEALTKSSTGGNYWELGAETSVLFPRFLFPFVNENFKRRVRASTELRVSYSIQTRPEYRRAILSGGWSYIWQERSNTQARHVFKLLDIDYVHLPKIDSTFDANLPNSTRIYNFTDQFVVGSGYTYSFTNYNPQNRLRNTHSLRVSFEMAGNLLYAFSKMTQAKKDKDGLYNLFGINYSQFIKGDVDFSKSIVLDDRNKIAFHVGVGIGYPYGNSKILPFERTYFSGGANSVRGWSVRTLGPGGMLADSVKSFADQVGDIRLDLNLEYRTKMFWKFELAAYVDAGNIWTMRADKEREDGNFDFSRFYKEIAVSYGLGLRLDFDFFLIRFDTGMKAYNPMERGKDRWAILKPNLRNNFAWHFAVGYPF